The window AGGTCTCCAAATTCTTTAGGGCATCTACTTGCAAAGGACTGGAGCAAATCACATTAGACATGTGGAGATCACGAAGACCGTCCATTTCCTTTATAATATCTGGGACCTCCACCATAAAATTCTGAGCTATATCAAGAGCCTCAAGCTTTTTCAACCCCCCCAACGAGCGTGGGATCTTTTGTAtgtaattatttctcaatcccAAGTATCTCAACTCAATCAATCCTCCGATTTCTTTGAATAAAGTCTTCAACCCAAAATCTTCCATGTCAAGTATTTTGAGTAGTTTAAGACTCTCCCAATAAGACGAGCTAGTGTCGTCCAAGTAGCTACCACCTCCATGGAAGATGAGAGAAATAAGCTGTTTGCTATCTTCATTCCTGAAATGATAGAACTTTTCTCTACCAAAATGGATAACACGATGAAGGGCATGCTGAGAGGGCCTACTGTTATCATTTCTCCTTAAGATCTCAAAGCAGATTTTCTCTTTTGCCTTTTGGATTGATATCATGTGTAGCAGAGGATTGAGGCGACACTTTTTTGTTGTAAAGTACTGCTTCACGACTTCAAAAATCGATCCATCAGCAAAATCCCTTACAACTGATCCACTACTTAATCCAtttgcagcccaaatcttttCCAACTTTTCTTCTCTGattattgcattttccttAAAAAAGGACAAATGCAAGAAATGTGGTTTTAGTTCTTCCCCCAATTCTTGATACATCGGTTCCAATGACTTCAATGATTCActcaaatcaattgaatcaaaaaGTTGTTCCCATTCCATCCCCGAAAGTCTCTCTTTTGCTTTCTGCCTTGCAACATCTATTATAGCTATCGGCACACCCCCACATTCTTTCAGCTTCTCTTTGcccttcttctccaaatcctTCGAGAATTTGTTCTCAACACCTGTAACTCTATCAATTGTTTTCATAAACAATTGCCAGCTCTTATCAGAATCCAAAGCCTTCATCTCGTGAGTATAATGGACATTGGTTGTTTTAATCTCATAGCGACTTGTTAACAGCAACTTTAAACTGCTTCCAATAAGACCTGCATATATGCATATGATAAGaacaattattaaattatttgatatagTCATTTGGGTTAAATATGATTTcaattatagtaaaaaaacGGACGAAGATATATACCTCGAGATGGAAGACATTTCAAGATGGATTTCAATTCCGCTTCATTCGACATATTGTCCAAAACAATGAAATATGACTTTCCTACAAGGTGTTGGCGAAGCATCCGTTCGAGATTTAGGGTGCCCATTTCTTCCAATGACGGATCACTTTCATTTCTTACGACTATTTGCTGTATCAGCTTCATAAGTATCTCTCTGTGACTCATGTCACTAGAAATGAATACCCAAGCACGATGCTGGAACTGGCTAGTGCCGGCCTTGGCCTTGGCCTTGGCCTTGTACAGTTGTCTGGCCAGAGTCGTCTTTCCAATACCAATCATGCCTTTTATACACAAAATCTGTAAGTACCGcgattctttaaaaataattttttcaagcAACTTCTCTATGTCTTTCTCCAACCCCACCAcaacttcctcttctttttcatcTCCGATATTTTTCTCATCAGCTCCAAAGTTTATCATCTGCATCTTTGTCACCTTCTCGAACATGTTTCTAGTGCGGTAGTCGTTAATGCCCATGTCCATGGCACCTTGAGCCAACTTGACCAAGTCAGCCATTAAATCTTTTAGCCTGCTCCTCTCTTCTATTTTCAACTCTCTCACGAAATCCAACATCCCTTTCAGCTCTTCAATTTTGTTCTCGAACTTCTCTTGTATCGTCCCTGAGACTGCGGCCTCCGCCATGTTTATGCTTCTGCAATAACTGCACTTAATAAGATCGTTGCAtgtattgaaaataattactccctccatttttaaataaactttGTATTTAGCTTCTTTCCTTGTTTTTGTTTCCCTATTTGTGTCTTGTTTCAAGAACTAGGAGTATAATTATGATATGTGATGTCCGACTTAAAGTGACATATTTCTGAAAGGCAAATTGCTacataaatcacaaaaaatggTTAAATTCTGTTCCGTCCcacaacttttttaaaaactgaattataaagaaaagtaaaggtcaattttggtcctaaacatatgaccaaaacaaataaaaatgtcgCTGAAgtagtccttttttttatggttccgtaaaaaaactaacggtcaacgctAATACAGTGGCATGATCGTTAGTTTTTTGACGGAACCGTATAAAAAAGACCACTGCGATaaggatttcatttgttatggaatTCAGGTGTCcaaaaattcatgtttttgtaaacctattttttttctctgtttaAGATCTCCATGCAACTTAAATAGGCAAATCTTCTTAATACGATGCGCAAGTTAACACTAAATTATCTAAAGGATtataaattctaattaaaaataatactttcaATAAGATTTAATCAACTTTTTTTTGCGAGTAATATAATGCTTTCGGATCTTAACATAGCGTTGATTGTTACGTGCATGTTTTACTGAACGAGATCTTCTGAAAATCATGATTTAGAAAGTTGAAAAATTTACAATCATGTGATGAATTTTAAAACTGCATAAAAGGAACGAGAGAATACCTTTTTTTGAAATTCTCTTCTTTTGTTTGCCGGTTTCGAATTGATTTTCCGATTCAGTCTCTTTTTCTACATATCTGCGACcgataaattttcataaaacaataacaaaagaaAGTTAAGTGGCTTAGACAGTTAAAATAATGTAGGTTAACATCAAAGAAATGTCCActtttaatcaataaattcTATTGGATTTTGAACATAATTTAATCACTCCTTACATGGTGGATTAAGTGTGGAAGAGCCATCATCTGAATTGACTTTCATTTAAGTTGTGGAATCGATAATTTTAAGACAATTAGTTACTACTTATTTCAATTGATTTGAGCATAAAAAAACCATTTAATCAAGACCCtctgacaaaaaaaaaacaacaacaaaattagtGATTCAAATAGCTTGCATTCCCCACGTTACAGCGGTGAAGTAGTATTTattctcctaaaatctcaatgagaatatttcaaattatgaaaaaaaagttttccCTATGTACTATCGTAGTtgagatgtttttttttcaaacatgGAGATTACAGAATAAGCATTAGTACTTagaagagtgaactacataaatggtacctatggtacctgatctttcactttcgcacataaatgtaGGGATATATCgatacggtataccgtaccgagaATGCCATACCGCATACCTTACCTAAAACTGCGGTATGACAAATATCATACCGATACCATACTGaagtttcggtataccgcaaatTCGGTATCGttaatttttgatattgtTAGCTTACCGTTATTGCAGTTTACCGTACTTTTACGGTATACCGTAGTACCgttatgcaaaaaaaaatctcttttatacacaaaatatttaaaagtaagatttttgaagattttttttaattctattttatattatataaatatattaaatatgggatgtattcatatcattacactaaatatttgtaagacagaaaacaaatctccacccttggatCTATTAATCTGATGgctatgattaaaactaatgACATACATTATTGTATCATTTTCGTACATTAAAGGGTAAAAATAGTAAAGCACAATTATACATGACTTCGCtacatgatttaattatatttgtacaTCATGTTCTATTAGTACATGATATTAATGTATGAAAATGGAATTTAATGTACGAGTCTCACACATTAATGTGCGTAGGTGACTGAATAATGTACACATTATTACGGGTATATCGTACATTACTGTCCAACTAATGCTTTTGTGGATggaagctatactatatagcaTCTACAAATTCACAAAAGCATGAGTCGGAAAGTAATGTACGATATACCCATGATAATGTACAATATTGTACATTATCATGGGTATATCGTACATTACTGTCCGACTCATGCTTTTGTGAATggaagctatactatatagcaTCTACAAATTCACAAAAGCATGAGTTGGACAACAATGTACAATATACATTATCATGGGTATAGCGTACATCACTTATCCAGTAATGCAACATCATATTAATTCCCTTAGGGCCGAAAGTTAATATCATTCACCAAGGGTTTAGTATTCCATGGTGTTAGGGTGTAGTACCATCATATTAACATAATGTTCACTAACCGGAGGAAGTTAGATCCAGTCCCCTAGGGTTAACTTATCCATAAGGCTAGGGTATAATATCCACACGATTACCCTAGTGAACGTTGTGTTACTGAGTCGgtactacaccctagccccatggattgctaaacccttaGGGAATGGATATAACTTTCACCAttcattcaataaattataatcaacaTTACGTAGAAGGgatatatacattaaaacacaTTAATGTTTAGGGTTTACATTAATGATCAAAATGATGTATACATTAAGTTAATGTACTTATCCATATAAATGATGTAATAGTATTATACCCAAATTGCGCCTTAATGTAcgaaaatgatataataatgtaCGGTGGTGCTTTTAAtcatagccattagattaatAGATCTAAGGGCCGATATTAGTGTTATATCTAAGACTAAGAGGGTGTAAGAACCTTAATGCACCCctattaaatataatgtaaaatatactccctctgtcccggataagatgacacattccttagccggcacgggattttaggagtaattagttaatgtgtttaattggagagagaaaaggtgggtggaagtattaaaatagagagagaaagaaaggtgaatattttaataggggtgggaaaaagtggttgagtgtattaattggagagagaaagtttccaaaaaaggaaatatgtcatcttagttgggacaaactaaaaagaaaaacgtgtcatcttaagccggacggagggagtataatatttcaacatGTACCAATTTTTCGGTATCTACCGAGGattcggtataccgcggtataccgatTCAATGTTATATACCAAATATTCGGTATATCACGGTATACAGCAATATAGGAAAGTTGATACCCTAACCATACCGAAAgatttcggtacggtatgataccgtACTGAAAattgcggtataccgaaaaatcGGTATTTTCGCTACGATAAGTGCGGTATTTCAGTATTTT is drawn from Salvia hispanica cultivar TCC Black 2014 chromosome 6, UniMelb_Shisp_WGS_1.0, whole genome shotgun sequence and contains these coding sequences:
- the LOC125196662 gene encoding probable disease resistance protein At1g58602: MAEAAVSGTIQEKFENKIEELKGMLDFVRELKIEERSRLKDLMADLVKLAQGAMDMGINDYRTRNMFEKVTKMQMINFGADEKNIGDEKEEEVVVGLEKDIEKLLEKIIFKESRYLQILCIKGMIGIGKTTLARQLYKAKAKAKAGTSQFQHRAWVFISSDMSHREILMKLIQQIVVRNESDPSLEEMGTLNLERMLRQHLVGKSYFIVLDNMSNEAELKSILKCLPSRGLIGSSLKLLLTSRYEIKTTNVHYTHEMKALDSDKSWQLFMKTIDRVTGVENKFSKDLEKKGKEKLKECGGVPIAIIDVARQKAKERLSGMEWEQLFDSIDLSESLKSLEPMYQELGEELKPHFLHLSFFKENAIIREEKLEKIWAANGLSSGSVVRDFADGSIFEVVKQYFTTKKCRLNPLLHMISIQKAKEKICFEILRRNDNSRPSQHALHRVIHFGREKFYHFRNEDSKQLISLIFHGGGSYLDDTSSSYWESLKLLKILDMEDFGLKTLFKEIGGLIELRYLGLRNNYIQKIPRSLGGLKKLEALDIAQNFMVEVPDIIKEMDGLRDLHMSNVICSSPLQVDALKNLETLTYISIYDWAYDDSQLEKMFNLRTLGIEAVDENSDVGNLFETLAKLPSFDNLFIRGFRFRSMPCLDKIGVIQSLETLKLDGHIGRLPSADKIPQGIMRITLVNTCLDEDPMPILEKFTRLSYLKLRNAYSGQQMVIRQGGFPMLKVLSINELWNLEKIQVDDGAMSSLRNLEINSCPFLETPPEQIKRMPELQNLTMVTTKHVATKVGKTDLTSKILEVDIYP